A genomic region of Chloracidobacterium sp. contains the following coding sequences:
- a CDS encoding FHA domain-containing protein: protein MATEKGKFTVITADGRSRPFAKDAVYLGRLVSCEISLDDSTVSRIHASINFQAGNYSLVNLSKANVLTLNGRPLGPQKSDVLADGDIIQIGPFIIDVTRIGEQILLRPQRAVTGVVAEPEALNGAAASADESAAGGVLDAFWDKRTREKEDWGTRLRPTAEPIPGKAMFNWRPTRDLCRPWAVGLFIWALLAVGAIAVFAYYRYPQAYAPRPLANPHAADSNERMIATVANKNSCTTCHSPREPMENACIRCHTAEQFHASNTKAHEDAGITCTACHKEHQGQDYSLNGSAILGCAQCHNDNNKNSYNDRTVRTAHGGSYGYPAAEGKWTWQGLYREEADAIPEVNAPATGDKDDQNRISRHFHTVHVARLKVPEGLAGDKFGLVSCSTCHKSFDPIDRVTPRETCAACHMNVAGDTSRDQRFQAGQANCISCHVQHPYSSGRWSEFLSDEALKRRNDAVTAKLRGEKE from the coding sequence GTGGCTACGGAGAAAGGAAAATTCACTGTCATTACCGCCGATGGCCGGTCGCGCCCGTTTGCGAAGGATGCCGTATATCTCGGCCGTCTCGTGAGCTGCGAGATCAGTCTCGATGACAGCACGGTTTCGAGAATACACGCCAGCATCAATTTTCAAGCCGGCAATTACTCGCTCGTCAATCTCTCAAAGGCTAATGTTCTGACGCTGAACGGCCGTCCGCTCGGGCCGCAAAAGAGTGATGTGCTCGCCGACGGCGACATCATCCAGATCGGCCCGTTCATCATAGATGTAACGCGCATAGGCGAGCAGATATTGCTCCGCCCACAGAGGGCCGTGACGGGTGTTGTGGCCGAGCCGGAAGCATTAAACGGTGCGGCCGCATCCGCTGATGAGAGTGCCGCCGGCGGGGTCCTCGATGCATTCTGGGATAAACGGACAAGGGAAAAGGAAGACTGGGGCACAAGGCTGAGGCCGACGGCCGAGCCGATCCCCGGAAAAGCAATGTTCAACTGGCGCCCGACACGTGACCTGTGTCGGCCCTGGGCAGTCGGCCTTTTTATCTGGGCATTACTCGCTGTCGGCGCGATCGCGGTCTTTGCGTATTACAGATATCCGCAGGCTTACGCTCCGAGGCCGCTTGCGAACCCGCATGCGGCTGATTCCAATGAGCGCATGATCGCAACGGTGGCGAACAAGAATTCATGCACGACTTGTCATTCGCCCCGTGAGCCAATGGAGAACGCGTGCATTCGATGCCATACTGCCGAACAATTCCATGCGTCGAATACGAAGGCCCATGAAGATGCAGGGATCACATGCACGGCTTGCCACAAGGAGCATCAGGGTCAGGACTATTCGCTTAATGGCTCCGCGATATTAGGTTGTGCCCAGTGCCATAACGATAATAATAAGAACAGTTACAACGACAGGACCGTTCGAACCGCACACGGCGGATCGTACGGGTATCCGGCCGCGGAAGGCAAGTGGACGTGGCAGGGCCTTTATCGCGAGGAGGCCGATGCGATTCCTGAGGTTAATGCCCCGGCGACCGGTGACAAAGACGATCAAAATCGGATCAGCCGGCATTTTCACACGGTTCATGTAGCGCGACTCAAGGTACCGGAAGGTTTGGCGGGTGACAAGTTTGGCCTCGTCTCATGCTCGACGTGTCACAAGAGCTTTGACCCGATCGATCGTGTGACGCCCCGTGAGACGTGTGCTGCGTGCCACATGAACGTCGCCGGCGATACGAGCCGCGATCAACGCTTCCAGGCCGGGCAGGCAAACTGCATCTCATGTCATGTGCAGCATCCTTACAGCAGCGGCCGTTGGAGCGAGTTTCTCTCGGATGAAGCTCTGAAACGCCGCAACGATGCGGTAACGGCCAAGCTTCGCGGCGAAAAGGAATAA
- a CDS encoding NAD(P)-binding domain-containing protein, with protein sequence MRAFHIFICFALLALLVWINLGAAAESRATYGGLTAVGWLSIGLVSVVVGFIVLAKDAARAFGIFRQSDSGASRPVIRKLTPDELAELGLDKYRGPDYPHPVIFPERCIGCQACVDACPHDVLAIVDGTAAAVAPDLCMEDTACQAECPVNPKACIIINTTKEIRSLPTPTRDGSSYETNVTGCYIIGDVSGVPLIKNAVKEGAEVVEHIRTELTSSAPEPRAEYDIAIIGVGPGGASAAVAAVDRGLRYVALEQNNILSTIDLYPKGKYIFFKPDTKEWFGGLPVTGLGLAKTKYGNVEADEDGAGMAAIGDQLAAIVHAASPAVHARLIAEVPNALRAGVSQRLTEKIEKELKKQITEFLRSSGPGDPAGAFASQFIPRQDELIAEFSRKIATQLATKIPGDQRENILDVWLGALNDKGVRVNEHESCTAVVRSSEGDYFTVTTERGNEKAIRTYTARRVVIAIGLRGAPNKLRLPNEDMKVVIDGREQSKVVYSLSNPMDFCGRNVVIVGGGNVAVEAAVDLVAVRDGSAISPRSPADMNRVTLLVREALAPTVKFGNKLQLYKCATDGLIDLRFGAGIKEMSEAEVVIENVRTKQEIVTIPNDYVFALIGGERPNRFLESIGITIK encoded by the coding sequence ATGCGTGCATTCCACATCTTTATATGTTTTGCTCTGCTGGCGTTGCTGGTTTGGATCAACCTAGGTGCTGCCGCTGAGTCGCGCGCAACCTATGGCGGGCTGACGGCCGTCGGCTGGTTAAGCATCGGGCTTGTTTCGGTCGTTGTTGGTTTCATCGTTCTGGCTAAGGATGCCGCGCGGGCGTTTGGCATTTTCAGGCAGAGTGACAGCGGAGCATCGCGACCCGTGATACGAAAACTCACGCCGGACGAGCTTGCTGAACTCGGCCTCGACAAATACCGCGGGCCAGACTATCCGCATCCGGTGATCTTTCCCGAACGCTGTATCGGCTGTCAGGCCTGCGTTGATGCCTGTCCGCATGATGTGTTGGCGATAGTTGACGGGACGGCTGCGGCAGTCGCTCCGGACCTGTGTATGGAAGACACCGCTTGTCAGGCCGAATGTCCGGTCAATCCAAAGGCGTGCATCATCATCAACACAACTAAAGAGATCCGCTCGCTGCCGACCCCGACTCGTGACGGCTCAAGCTACGAAACTAACGTGACGGGCTGCTATATTATCGGCGATGTCTCAGGCGTGCCGCTGATCAAGAATGCGGTCAAGGAAGGTGCCGAGGTCGTTGAGCATATCAGGACAGAATTGACGAGTTCTGCGCCGGAGCCTCGCGCCGAGTATGATATTGCGATCATTGGCGTTGGCCCCGGCGGTGCTTCAGCCGCAGTAGCCGCGGTAGACCGCGGTTTGCGTTATGTCGCGCTGGAGCAAAACAACATACTCTCGACCATCGACCTGTATCCGAAGGGCAAGTACATTTTCTTTAAGCCTGACACCAAGGAATGGTTTGGCGGGTTGCCAGTCACCGGCCTGGGCCTCGCCAAGACGAAATATGGCAACGTCGAGGCTGACGAGGATGGAGCGGGAATGGCCGCTATCGGCGATCAGCTGGCCGCGATAGTCCACGCCGCGTCACCGGCCGTCCACGCCCGCTTGATCGCGGAGGTCCCAAATGCCCTGCGGGCCGGTGTATCGCAGCGGTTGACCGAAAAGATCGAGAAGGAGCTAAAGAAGCAGATCACCGAGTTTCTCAGGTCAAGCGGTCCCGGCGATCCGGCGGGAGCATTCGCGTCGCAATTCATTCCGAGGCAAGATGAGTTGATCGCGGAATTCTCACGGAAGATCGCAACGCAGCTGGCGACAAAGATACCGGGCGACCAGCGAGAGAACATACTCGACGTTTGGCTCGGTGCCCTAAACGACAAAGGCGTGAGGGTGAACGAACACGAGAGTTGTACGGCAGTGGTTCGTTCCTCAGAAGGTGACTACTTTACCGTAACGACCGAGCGTGGCAATGAGAAGGCGATCCGAACCTACACGGCCCGCCGCGTTGTCATTGCGATCGGCCTCCGCGGGGCCCCAAACAAACTACGACTGCCAAATGAGGACATGAAGGTCGTGATCGATGGGCGCGAGCAGTCCAAGGTTGTTTACAGCCTTTCAAATCCGATGGACTTTTGCGGCCGTAACGTAGTGATAGTCGGCGGCGGCAACGTCGCGGTCGAGGCCGCAGTCGATCTGGTCGCTGTGCGCGATGGTTCGGCTATCTCGCCGCGTTCGCCTGCGGATATGAACCGTGTCACGCTGCTCGTTCGCGAAGCACTTGCTCCGACCGTCAAATTTGGCAATAAGCTGCAGCTCTATAAGTGTGCCACGGACGGCCTGATCGATCTGCGCTTTGGCGC
- a CDS encoding cyclic nucleotide-binding domain-containing protein, with product MPREIQNHEQTIEAFRNVEIVSELVEQLPNGEFKNELDMDIILFGRSYRGKQVGPYVKLLEFAPGEGIVRENTWESSIFYILVSGRLEASITEQNGNQKKVGEIPAGNSFGEMALLSGTPRTATVSVAADAAPALVLEFTRPAIRLLRKLPKFGRSLDRNYRGYGLSLTLNELRDIAGTEIAPAILQRLDDAARFAVFEKDHVLFSEGDPINRVLYVRNGWIQRVSGVEFNPRAADLLIETDRSVGLDFLGPGSCLGLEAIEGSAKWKFTATVRGRAEIVEIAAGRLREDRELSDVVLPFLTRSAGNETPVPLHPTDTRVVSATTKEIETGVVDGVNLLVMDMAKCVRCGNCSLACHQVHGNSRLVRRGIHIERPVKPNKAAMQSVLAPSVCMHCQDAECLTGCPTGAIARFPDGEIDIEPATCIGCGDCATQCPYDAISMIARDGGNGASGGFVARALSKLSLSEARLPLPVTQTESLVAVKCNLCKGTGLNPPGASTAAYSCEENCPTGALLRVNPREYFDEVNQALGLIQRTKTHAIGVNIHRADNRARMLHMLLGIAIVGLGAAALWATIRFSQDTALIDGSWLTMRWVTGLTGLAGIVWVMLYPVRKQIYRRRAGALRYWMISHIYIGVIAGVLLLIHGGTRSGGMLTTLLMISFDLVIASGLFGAICYIVVPRFMTKIEREPLLVEDLEARRDELRAELIRAADEAGEPKLRQLIETKVRRRFLGLRYLLRQYWRREDLPAMLASAREGFGEVSEGMSRLDGAKLMEAVENAATLRRVDALIYLHQLLKLWLAPHVLFTALMLTFMLIHVVQAVYFNVR from the coding sequence ATGCCGCGTGAGATCCAAAACCACGAGCAGACGATCGAGGCATTTCGCAACGTCGAGATCGTCTCGGAACTTGTCGAGCAATTGCCGAATGGTGAATTTAAGAACGAGCTCGACATGGACATCATCCTCTTTGGCCGCAGCTATCGCGGCAAGCAGGTCGGGCCGTATGTAAAGCTGCTCGAGTTCGCACCGGGCGAAGGAATCGTCCGCGAAAACACCTGGGAAAGCAGCATCTTTTATATCCTCGTTTCCGGCCGGCTCGAGGCATCAATAACGGAACAGAACGGTAACCAAAAGAAGGTCGGCGAGATACCGGCGGGCAATTCGTTCGGCGAGATGGCCCTGCTGTCGGGGACGCCTCGGACGGCGACCGTTTCGGTTGCGGCTGATGCGGCACCGGCTCTCGTTCTTGAGTTCACGCGCCCGGCGATCCGGCTACTGCGTAAGCTGCCCAAGTTTGGCCGCTCGCTCGACCGGAATTATCGCGGCTACGGCCTTTCGCTTACACTCAATGAACTTCGCGACATTGCCGGAACCGAGATCGCCCCTGCGATCCTGCAGCGGCTCGACGACGCTGCTCGTTTCGCGGTCTTTGAGAAGGATCACGTACTGTTTTCCGAGGGCGACCCGATCAACCGCGTCCTCTACGTTCGCAATGGCTGGATCCAACGTGTGAGCGGCGTCGAGTTTAACCCAAGGGCCGCCGACCTGTTGATCGAGACCGATCGGTCGGTGGGGCTGGACTTCCTCGGGCCCGGCTCCTGCCTGGGCCTGGAGGCGATCGAGGGATCGGCCAAGTGGAAATTTACGGCTACCGTTCGGGGCCGTGCCGAGATAGTCGAGATCGCCGCGGGCCGACTGCGTGAGGATCGTGAACTCAGTGATGTGGTCCTGCCGTTTCTTACGAGATCGGCGGGTAACGAGACGCCCGTGCCGCTTCATCCGACTGACACTCGTGTCGTGAGCGCGACCACAAAAGAGATCGAGACCGGCGTGGTTGACGGCGTGAACCTGCTCGTGATGGACATGGCCAAGTGTGTCCGTTGCGGCAATTGCTCGCTTGCATGTCATCAGGTGCACGGCAATTCGCGGCTTGTGCGGCGCGGCATACACATCGAACGGCCGGTCAAACCGAACAAGGCCGCGATGCAAAGTGTCCTGGCACCGTCCGTATGCATGCATTGCCAGGATGCCGAATGCCTGACCGGTTGTCCGACCGGTGCGATCGCGCGGTTTCCGGACGGCGAGATCGACATCGAACCGGCGACGTGCATAGGCTGCGGCGACTGTGCGACACAGTGTCCCTATGATGCGATCTCAATGATCGCCCGGGACGGAGGTAACGGAGCCTCAGGCGGTTTTGTTGCCAGGGCTTTATCAAAACTTTCGTTGTCAGAAGCTCGACTACCACTGCCTGTCACGCAAACCGAGAGTCTTGTTGCTGTTAAATGCAATCTATGCAAGGGAACGGGCCTGAATCCGCCCGGGGCCTCGACCGCGGCCTACTCTTGCGAAGAGAACTGTCCGACCGGCGCTCTACTGCGCGTGAATCCGCGGGAGTATTTTGACGAGGTCAATCAGGCCCTTGGCCTCATCCAGCGAACAAAGACGCATGCCATAGGAGTAAACATCCACAGGGCGGATAACCGGGCCCGCATGCTTCACATGCTGCTCGGCATTGCGATAGTCGGTCTCGGCGCGGCGGCATTGTGGGCAACCATCAGGTTTTCGCAGGACACGGCCCTGATCGACGGATCGTGGCTTACCATGCGCTGGGTAACCGGCCTCACCGGCCTCGCAGGCATCGTTTGGGTAATGCTGTATCCGGTCAGGAAACAGATCTATCGTCGACGTGCCGGAGCCTTGCGCTATTGGATGATCTCGCACATTTATATCGGAGTGATCGCGGGTGTGCTGCTCTTGATCCATGGCGGGACGCGTTCCGGTGGAATGCTGACGACGCTGCTGATGATCTCGTTTGATCTCGTGATCGCATCAGGGCTGTTCGGGGCCATATGTTATATCGTCGTTCCTCGATTTATGACAAAGATCGAACGCGAACCGCTCTTGGTCGAAGACCTCGAGGCACGCCGTGATGAGCTTCGTGCAGAGCTGATACGCGCTGCTGATGAGGCAGGCGAACCCAAGCTTCGCCAACTTATCGAGACGAAAGTGCGGCGGCGTTTTCTCGGCCTGCGTTATTTGTTAAGGCAGTATTGGCGGCGAGAGGACCTGCCGGCAATGCTGGCATCGGCGCGCGAGGGATTTGGTGAGGTATCGGAGGGCATGTCGAGGCTCGATGGAGCGAAACTGATGGAAGCGGTCGAGAATGCGGCAACACTTAGGCGGGTCGATGCCTTGATCTATCTGCACCAGCTACTGAAGTTATGGCTCGCCCCGCATGTGCTGTTCACGGCGTTGATGCTGACGTTCATGTTGATACATGTCGTTCAAGCTGTTTACTTTAACGTGAGATAA